One bacterium DNA segment encodes these proteins:
- a CDS encoding patatin, which produces MKRAIVLSGGGARGAYEAGVLQFVMEDLPHKLGFVPNIDVYAGTSVGAVHVAHLAAYADNPSEGVRRLVQVWRDMSFGSVYSFGLSDALGFSRTLYGFVAGTASLPETGAERIHGLLDTTPLERLVVDDIPWRRLRRNLRSRRVEALCVSTTEVATGRTVVFIDNRDHEIPQWTNDELIVARPERVGPTHTLASAAIPFLFPAVRIKDTYYCDGSLRQQSPLSPALRMGANRVLSIGLRYDRPPPLGDRLSEERLEQFRSAGYLFGKILNALLIDRLEFDLQEMRLLNQVLSAGVEEHGPSFLDAVNARIGGEHPAGFKVIQDCLIKPSQNIGMIAAKHVARLRAKPARSWLGGLAFRLMTRGAPEDEADLMSYLLFDAAYADDLIELGRADAKAQEEELIEFFTE; this is translated from the coding sequence GTGAAACGCGCGATCGTCCTTTCGGGCGGCGGTGCACGCGGAGCATACGAAGCCGGTGTGCTCCAGTTCGTGATGGAGGATCTGCCGCACAAGCTCGGCTTCGTACCCAACATCGATGTGTACGCCGGAACTTCTGTGGGCGCGGTGCACGTCGCGCACCTGGCCGCGTATGCCGATAATCCGAGCGAAGGCGTGCGACGCCTCGTCCAGGTGTGGCGTGACATGAGCTTTGGCTCTGTATACAGCTTCGGGCTCTCCGATGCGCTGGGGTTTTCGCGCACGCTCTATGGTTTCGTCGCGGGAACCGCGAGTCTGCCGGAGACCGGTGCAGAGCGGATCCACGGTCTGCTCGACACCACACCGCTGGAACGGCTGGTCGTGGACGATATCCCCTGGCGTCGCTTGCGTCGCAACTTGCGCAGTCGAAGGGTTGAAGCCCTCTGCGTGAGCACCACTGAGGTCGCGACTGGCCGGACGGTCGTCTTCATCGACAATCGCGATCACGAGATTCCGCAGTGGACCAATGACGAGTTGATCGTCGCCCGGCCCGAACGGGTGGGACCCACACACACGCTTGCGTCGGCCGCGATTCCGTTTCTATTTCCCGCTGTGCGCATCAAAGACACGTACTATTGCGATGGTAGCCTTCGGCAACAATCACCCCTTTCGCCCGCACTGCGCATGGGTGCGAATCGCGTACTTTCGATCGGCCTGCGTTACGACCGTCCGCCGCCGCTGGGCGATCGCCTCTCCGAGGAACGCCTGGAGCAGTTCCGCTCAGCGGGATATCTGTTCGGCAAGATCCTGAACGCGCTGCTGATCGATCGACTCGAGTTCGATCTTCAGGAAATGCGCTTGCTCAATCAGGTGCTGAGTGCAGGTGTCGAGGAGCACGGTCCCTCGTTTCTGGACGCGGTCAACGCGCGAATCGGGGGCGAACACCCCGCGGGTTTCAAGGTGATCCAGGACTGTCTCATCAAGCCGAGTCAGAACATCGGCATGATCGCCGCAAAGCACGTGGCGCGTTTGCGCGCCAAACCCGCGCGTTCCTGGCTCGGCGGGCTTGCTTTTCGCCTGATGACGCGGGGGGCTCCCGAAGACGAGGCCGACCTGATGAGCTATCTGCTCTTCGACGCTGCCTACGCGGACGATTTGATCGAGCTGGGCCGGGCCGACGCAAAGGCCCAGGAAGAGGAGCTGATCGAGTTCTTCACGGAGTAG